Proteins found in one Melospiza georgiana isolate bMelGeo1 chromosome 1, bMelGeo1.pri, whole genome shotgun sequence genomic segment:
- the LOC131094287 gene encoding ubiquitin carboxyl-terminal hydrolase CYLD-like, translating to MSNLPPLAADRNCFYILTEDCAYGNKYFQAGNLCFCSERSYLRNFSEDGPPACFLKVIMLDDSSTVTINLGILQPVRQEAAGFLLAIGSHSERLHFFLERQSLEGALRAVPGQNVMVEVEREFFPGVVRYIGSIYKPSLAVLTPVFFGVELQGEGENRGRSDGSYHGTEYFKCKRNCGIFLPFSKIQFIPTSGNDYGKQKLGKQDTEEVVPVKVGDAVSFFVDEIPTKGIAMAVYREGSKWFVKVCPEEEGTTDIFREIPMESVVKESLQSFFPMFNSDVGFGKPNQTKGEISESSEEGEGGNSPLEVNSMVQITLDKGNQVSGIIRWLGYLPQIKEKMAGVELDEDKGVTAGEWLGRSYFHCAPKRGLFVRLNSCQPDVRFQSFPSSQLSLGDFRGQEVLPEGAESFPPLRNEAAVRVLQGRMKGIQGHCNSCYMDAALFSLFSCTSVLDSMLFMPFPLCDRNVQGILRDEIVNPLRRSGFVRASSVMHLREQLTDKGQCSSFTNAEKDPEEFLNLIMQQILGIEPLLKLQSGGQEQGCYCYQIFMDKQEDLVVPDVQQLVERSFLSSDLKLVEIPSCFIIQMPRFGKEYKMFSKIIPSLELDITDLLLDSPRECCLCGDVATLECSECFKDKVFAATGLKQFCSSCSKQVHSHRRRKAHKPRKLHIPEEFQSWSTRGCQQVPREKLELFAVLCIETSHYVSFVKYGPGNEHWMFFDSMADRHGGENGFNIPTVTLCPEIAKYLDLPLAVLALEQPRDMDGVAKRLFCDAYMYLYQSRKMALYK from the exons ATGTCCAACCTCCCGCCTCTGGCAGCCGACAGGAATTGCTTCTACATCCTGACTGAGGACTGTGCCTATGGAAACAAGTACTTCCAAGCCGGGAACCTGTGCTTCTGCAGCGAGAGGAGCTACCTGCGGAATTTTTCCGAGGATGGGCCCCCGGCTTGCTTCCTGAAGGTCATCATGCTGGACGACAGCTCCACGGTCACCATCAACCTGGGAATCCTGCAGCCCGTGCGCCAGGAAGCCGCCGGGTTCCTGCTGGCCATCGGGAGCCACAGCGAGCGCTTGCATTTTTTCCTGGAGAGGCAGAGCCTGGAGGGAGCTCTCCGAGCCGTGCCGGGTCAAAATGTGATGGTGGAGGTGGAGAGGGAATTTTTCCCGGGAGTCGTGCGCTACATCGGGAGCATCTacaagcccagcctggctgtgctgacCCCGGTGTTTTTTGGGGTGGAATTGCAG ggagagggggaaaacaGAGGGAGAAGTGATGGGTCCTACCACGGCACCGAGTACTTCAAGTGCAAGAGGAACTGTGGGATCTTCCTGCCCTTCAGCAAAATCCAGTTTATTCCCACATCAGGCAACGATTATGGGAAGCAGAAGCTGGGAAAACAGGACACGGAGGAGGTGGTTCCTGTGAAAGTGGGAGACGCCGTGAGCTTCTTCGTGGATGAGATCCCCACCAAAGGAATTGCCATGGCAGTTTACAGGGAAGGGAGCAAATGGTTTGTGAAGGTTTGCCCG GAAGAAGAAGGAACGACTGACATTTTCAGGGAAATCCCCATGGAATCTGTTGTGAAGGAGAGCTTGCAAA GTTTTTTCCCAATGTTCAACTCCGACGTGGGCTTtggaaaaccaaaccaaacgaAAGGAGAAATCAGCGAGAGCAGCGAGGAAGGGGAAGGTGGGAATTCACCCCTGGAAGTGAATTCCATGGTCCAGATTACCTTGGACAAGGGGAATCAAGTTTCAGGAATCATCCGCTGGTTGGGCTACCTGCCCcaaatcaaggaaaaaatggCTGGAGTTGAACTG GATGAAGACAAGGGGGTGACAGCTGGAGAGTGGCTGGGCAGGTCCTACTTCCACTGCGCCCCGAAGCGCGGCCTCTTCGTGAGGCTGAACTCCTGCCAGCCCGACGTGCGCTTCCAGAgcttccccagctcccagctgtccctgggggATTTCA GAGGACAAGAAGTTCTTCCGGAGGGTGCAGAGAGTTTTCCTCCCCTCAGGAATGAGGCAGCAGTCCGTGTTCTCCAAGGGCGGATGAAGGGCATCCAAGGCCATTGTAATTCCTGCTACATGGATGCAGCTCTCTTCAG CCTCTTCTCCTGTACCTCCGTGCTGGACTCCATGCTCTTCATGCCCTTCCCACTGTGTGACAGGAATGTCCAGGGAATTCTGCGGGATGAGATCGTCAATCCCCTCCGTAG GAGTGGCTTTGTCAGGGCCAGCAGTGTGATGCACCTCCGGGAGCAGCTCACGGACAAGGGCCAGTGCTCCAGCTTTACCAACGCTGAGAAAG ATCCTGAGGAGTTCCTCAATCTCATAATGCAGCAGATCCTGGGAATTGAGCCACTACTAAAACTCCA GTCAGgaggccaggagcagggatgttACTGCTACCAGATATTTATGGATAAACAGGAGGATTTGGTGGTTCCTGACGTGCAGCAGTTGGTGGAACGCTCCTTCCTGTCCTCAGATCTGAAGCTGGTGGAG atccCATCTTGCTTCATTATCCAAATGCCACGTTTTGGGAAGGAATATAAAATGTTCAGCAAAATCATCCCTTCCTTGGAGCTGGATATAACAGATCTGCTGCTGGACA GTCCCAGGGAATGCTGCCTGTGTGGGGATGTTGCCACTCTGGAATGCTCAGAGTGTTTCAAGGACAAAGTGTTTGCAGCCACGGGCCTGAAGcagttctgcagctcctgctccaaacAG GTTCACTCCCATCGCCGCCGCAAAGCACACAAACCCAGGAAGCTGCACATTCCAGAGGAATTCCAGAGCTGGAGCACCCGGGGCTGCCAGCAGGTGCCTCGGGAGAAGCTGGAGCTGTTTGCAGTGCTCTGCATCGAGACCAGTCACTACGTGTCCTTCGTGAAATACGGCCCTGGCAACGAGCACTGGATGTTCTTCGACAGCATGGCTGACCGGCACG GCGGTGAAAACGGCTTCAACATTCCCACGGTGACGCTGTGCCCGGAGATCGCCAAATACCTGGACTtgcccctggctgtgctggccctggagcagcctcGGGACATGGACGGGGTGGCCAAACGCCTCTTTTGTGACGCCTACATGTACCTGTACCAGAGCAGGAAAATGGCACTTTACAAGTGA
- the LOC131094282 gene encoding 1-phosphatidylinositol 4,5-bisphosphate phosphodiesterase gamma-1-like — protein sequence MSMARHNSVNGFLEDTRMEPGDMGRILRCLEMGTVLTLFYQKKSQRPERRTFQVKLETRQIIWSRTPEKVEGDIDIREIKEIRLGKNSRDFERYPEDARKLDYTMCFIILYGMDFRLRTLSVAAFCEEDINLWITGLNWLVADTQRAQTPLQIERWLRKQFDGMDRAREGSITVKDLKAMLPQVNYRVPNMRFLRDKLVEVEARNEMTFSHFIQFYKNLMFDAQKSVIEQLELSFPLRNVDRPELCQVSLYDFQKFLLHDQKESWASDVGVVRDYMCSYLKESSNDASEPSFQLDEFLTYLFSKENMVMDAKYERVVPEEMNHPLSQYWISSSHNTYLTGDQFSSESSLEAYARCLRMGCRCIELDCWDGPDDLPIIYHGHTLTSKIKFLDVLHTIKEHAFVTSEFPIILSIEDHCSIVQQRNMACHFKKVFGDMLLTKPVDINADELPSPTQLKKKILIKHKKLVEGNLYEEVSTASYSENDISNSIKNGILYLEDPIDHTWSPHYFVLTSNKIYYSEETSRYQFNEDEEEVEQKEEFNNNELHFTEKWFHGKLGGGRDGRQIAEKLLHEYCTETGGKDGTFLVRESETFVGDYTLSFWRSSRVQHCRIHSRQEAGATKFYLTDNLVFDSLYSLICHYREVPLRCNEFEMRLTDPVPQPNAHESKEWYHASLTRLQAEHMLMRVPRDGAFLVRKRSEPNSYAISFRAEGKIKHCRIQQEGRLFMLGSSAEFESLVDLISYYEKHPLYRKMKLRYPINEETLEKMGTTELDYGALYEVRTPHFYVEANKMPMARCTVKALYDYKAQREDELSFCKQAIIHNVDKQDGGWWRGDYGGKKQLWFPANYVEEIVSTQAQEQDEASSENSPLGNFLKGFIDVPSCHVVISKDGRSSKPFVFTIHSQQMSHAAQSLDVAADTQEELSEWVAKIREATQNADARMQEGKIMERRKKIALELSELVVYCRPVPFDEDKIGTDKACYRDMSSFPETKAEKYANRSKGKKFLQYNRRQLSRIYPKGQRLDSSNYDPLPMWICGSQLVALNFQTPDKPMQLNQALFMLGGRSGYVLQPDIMRDETFDPFDKNSLKIVEPITVQLQILGARHLPKNGRSIVCPFVEVEVCGSEYDNSKNKTDVVADNGFNPVWLFKQFVFDINNPEFAFLRFVVYEEDMFSDPNFLAQATFPVKGLKTGYRSVPLKNSYTEDLELASLLIHIEIINAKEEDEENLYSSIQQLRDRASELSSQVSSYERTNGCDSRYQQRLDELRAAQERLMELTEVRNRKLMEKKKRDRQMVTKRS from the exons TCGACATTCGGGAGATCAAGGAGATCCGCCTGGGGAAGAATTCCCGGGACTTCGAGCGCTACCCCGAGGATGCTCGCAAGCTGGACTACACCATGTGCTTCATCATCCTCTACGGGATGGACTTCAGGCTGCGGACCCTCAGTGTGGCCG CTTTCTGCGAGGAGGACATCAACCTATGGATAACGGGGCTCAACTGGCTGGTGGCTGACACCCAGAGAGCCCAAACCCCACTGCAGATCGAGAG GTGGCTACGGAAGCAGTTTGATGGGATGGACCGGGCCAGGGAAGGCAG CATCACAGTGAAGGACCTGAAGGCCATGCTGCCCCAGGTCAACTATCGTGTTCCCAACATGAGATTCCTGCGGGATAAACTCGTG GAAGTGGAAGCCAGGAATGAGATGACTTTCTCCCACTTCATCCAGTTCTACAAAAACCTGATGTTTGATGCCCAGAAGTCG GTCATTGAGCAGCTGGAGCTCTCCTTCCCCTTGCG GAATGTGGACcgccctgagctgtgccaagtGTCCCTCTACGACTTCCAGAAGTTCCTCCTGCATGACCAGAAG GAATCCTGGGCCAGTGACGTGGGCGTGGTGCGGGACTACATGTGCTCCTACCTCAAGGAGAGCTCCAACGACGCGTCGGAGCCCTCCTTCCAGCTGGATGAG TTCCTCACATACctcttctccaaggaaaacatGGTGATGGATGCTAAGTACGAGCGTGTGGTGCCTGAGGAGATGAACCACCCCTTGTCCCAGTACTGGATCTCCTCATCCCACAACAC gTACCTGACAGGAGACCAGTTCTCCAGTGAGTCCTCCCTGGAGGCGTATGCCCGGTGCCTGCGGATGGGCTGCCGCTGTATCGAGT TGGATTGTTGGGATGGCCCGGATGATCTCCCCATCATCTACCACGGCCACACGCTCACCTCCAAGATCAAATtcctggatgtgctgcacaCCATCAAGGAGCACGCCTTCGTCACCTCTGA GTTCCCCATCATCCTCTCCATCGAAGACCACTGCAGCATTGTCCAGCAGAGGAACATGGCCTGCCACTTCAAGAAGGTTTTTGGGGACATGCTCCTCACCAAGCCAGTGGACATCAACGCCGATGAGTTGCCCTCGCCCACCCAGCTCAAGAAGAAAATCCTAATCAAG CACAAGAAACTGGTCGAAGGGAACCTGTACGAGGAGGTCTCCACCGCCAGTTACTCAGAGAACGACATCAGCAACTCCATCAAGAATGGAATTCTCTACCTTGAAGACCCCATCGACCAT aCCTGGAGCCCTCATTATTTTGTCCTGACAAGCAACAAGATTTACTACTCAGAGGAGACATCCCGTTACCAGTTCAACGAGGATGAAGAGGAGGTGGAGCAGAAGGAG GAGTTCAACAACAACGAGCTGCACTTCACGGAGAAGTGGTTCCACGGCAAGCTCGGGGGTGGCCGTGACGGGCGACAGAttgcagagaagctgctgcacgAGTACTGCACCGAGACGGGCGGCAAGGACGGCACCTTCCTGGTGCGCGAGAGCGAGACCTTCGTGGGCGACTACACCCTCTCCTTCTG gaggtCCAGCCGGGTGCAGCACTGCCGGATCCACTCGAGGCAGGAGGCTGGGGCCACCAAGTTCTACCTGACGGACAACCTGGTCTTCGACAGCCTCTACAGCCTCATCTGCCACTACCGGGAGGTGCCGCTGCGCTGCAACGAGTTCGAGATGCGCCTCACCGACCCTGTCCCCCAACCCAACGCCCACGAGAGCAAAGA GTGGTACCACGCCAGCTTGACGCGTCTCCAGGCCGAGCACATGCTGATGCGGGTCCCGCGGGATGGAGCGTTCCTGGTGCGGAAGCGCAGCGAGCCCAACTCCTACGCCATCTCCTTCCG GGCGGAGGGGAAGATCAAGCACTGCCGCATCCAGCAGGAAGGGCGGCTCTTCATGCTGGGCAGCTCGGCCGAGTTCGAGAGCCTCGTGGACCTCATCAGCTACTACGAGAAGCACCCGCTGTACCGCAAGATGAAGCTGCGCTACCCCATCAACGAGGAGACCCTGGAGAAGATGGGCACCACT GAACTGGACTATGGAGCCCTGTATGAGGTGCGGACCCCTCATTTCTACGTAGAGGCCAACAAGATGCCAATGGCCAGG tgtACGGTGAAGGCTCTGTATGACTACAAAGCACAACGGGAGGACGAGCTGTCATTCTGCAAGCAGGCCATCATCCACAACGTGGACAAGCAGGACGGTGGCTG GTGGCGAGGGGACTACGGGGgcaagaagcagctctggttcCCGGCCAACTACGTGGAGGAGATCGTCAGCACCCAGGCGCAGGAGCAGGATGAGGCT TCATCAGAAAACAGCCCCCTGGGGAACTTTCTGAAGGGCTTCATCGATGTCCCATCCTGCCACGTCG TTATCTCCAAAGACGGGAGGAGCTCCAAACCATTTGTCTTCACCATCCATTCCCAGCAGATGTCCCACGCAGCCCAGTCGCTGGACGTGGCCGCAGACACGCAGGAGGAACTCAGCGAGTGGGTGGCCAAGATCCGGGAGGCCACGCAGAACGCCGACGCCAGG ATGCAAGAGGGGAAGATCATGGAGCGGAGGAAGAAGATTGCCCTGGAGCTCTCCGAGCTGGTTGTGTATTGCCGGCCAGTGCCATTCGATGAGGACA AGATTGGCACGGACAAGGCGTGTTACCGGGACATGTCCTCCTTCCCCGAGACCAAGGCGGAGAAATACGCCAACCGCAGCAAGGGCAAGAAGTTCCTGCAGTACAACCGCCGCCAGCTGAGCCGCATCTACCCCAAGGGACAGCGCCTGGACTCCTCCAACTATGACCCACTGCCCATGTGGATCTGTGGGAGCCAGCTCGTGGCCCTCAACTTCCAGACTCCCG ACAAACCGATGCAGCTGAACCAGGCGCTCTTCATGCTCGGTGGCCGCAGCGGCTACGTCCTGCAGCCAGACATCATGAGGGACGAGACCTTCGACCCCTTCGACAAGAACAGCCTGAAGATTGTGGAGCCCATCACAGTCCAGTTGCAG ATCCTCGGTGCCCGGCACCTGCCCAAGAACGGGAGGAGCATCGTGTGCCCCTTCGTGGAGGTGGAGGTTTGCGGCTCTGAGTATGACAACAGCAAGAACAAGACGGATGTTGTAG CTGACAATGGCTTCAACCCCGTCTGGCTCTTCAAGCAGTTCGTCTTTGATATCAACAACCCTGAGTTTGCCTTCCTCCGCTTCGTGGTGTATGAGGAGGACATGTTCAGTGACCCCAACTTCTTGGCACAAGCCACTTTCCCTGTCAAGGGCCTCAAAACAG GCTATCGGTCGGTGCCGTTGAAGAACAGCTACACCGAGGACCTGGAGCTCGCCTCCCTCCTCATCCACATCGAAATCATCAACGCCAAG gaggaagatgaggagaaCCTCTACTCGTCCATCCAGCAGCTGCGGGACCGTGCCAGCGAGCTCTCCAGCCAGGTCTCCAGCTATGAGCGCACCAACGGCTGCGATTCCCGCTACCAGCAGCGCCTGGACGAGCTCCGGGCGGCCCAGGAGCGGCTCATGGAGCTCACTGAAGTCCGCAACCGCAA GTTgatggagaagaagaagagggaCCGGCAGATGGTCACCAAACgcagctga
- the NAPRT gene encoding nicotinate phosphoribosyltransferase → MAPLADLYQVSMAYGHWRAGRHRAPAAAELFFRRPPFRGSFALGAGLAEGLRGLRAFRFSAADVAYLRSVLPSTIDDAFFDYLATLDASEVTVTAIPEGSVVFARVPFLQVKGPLLVVQLLETTLLCLINYASLVATNAARFRLLAGPDMKLIEMGLRRAQGPDGALSASKYSYIGGFDCTSNILAGKLYGIPVRGTIAHSFIMSFRCLEEVQPRELPPRAGGDPVDLADLALSWLQRVCDLLQTPPSKANQGELAAFVSYAVTFPCDFQGLLDTYCVRRSGLPNFCAVALALHQLGYQAIGVRLDSGDLAQQSKEIRGVFQACGAHFQVPWFRTIPIAVSNDISEQSLEEFRREGSEIDMIGIGTHLVTCPLQPSLGCVYKLVEVNGSPCLKLTEDEEKMTIPGMKAIYRLYDAAGHPFMDLMALEEEPSPSAGQELGIRVLGRLEETTKVIPSTVEPLHRTYFRDGQVCEPLPSLPEVRTHAQVSLNLLSPAHRRLHEPQPYPVAVTERLHQLFLELRQGSL, encoded by the exons ATGGCGCCGCTGGCCGACCTGTACCAGGTGTCCATGGCCTACGGGCACTGGCGGGCCGGGCGGCACCgcgccccggccgccgccgaGCTCTTCTTCCGCCGCCCTCCCTTCCGCGGCTCCTTCGCGCTCGGCGCCGGCCTGGCCGAGGGGCTGCGGGGGCTCCGAGCCTTCCGCTTCTCCGCTGCCG ATGTCGCGTACCTGCGCTCTGTCCTGCCCAGCACCATCGACGACGCCTTCTTTGACTACCTGGCCACCCTGGACGCCTCCGAGGTGACCGTCACCGCCATTCCCGAGGGCTCCGTCGTCTTTGCCAGG GTGCCATTCCTGCAGGTGAAGGGGCCGCTCCTGgtggtgcagctgctggagacCACCTTGCTGTGCCTGATCAACTACGCCAG CCTGGTGGCCACCAACGCTGCCAGATTCCGCCTCCTGGCCGGGCCGGACATGAAGCTCATAGAGATGGGGCTGCGCCGCGCGCAGGGGCCGGACGGAGCCCTCTCGGCATCCAAATATTCCTACATTGGGG GCTTCGACTGCACCAGCAACATCCTGGCGGGAAAACTGTACGGAATTCCAGTGCGTGGCACCATCGCCCACTCCTTCATCATGTCCTTCAGGTGCCTGGAGGAGGTGCAGCCACGG GAGCTGCCGCCCCGGGCCGGAGGAGATCCCGTGGATCTGGCAGacctggctctgtcctggctgcagagggtTTGTGACCTGCTCCAGACTCCTCCCAGCAAGGCCAACCAGGGCGAGCTGGCCGCCTTCGTGTCCTACGCTGTCACCTTCCCGTGTGACTTCCAGGGATTGCTGGACACCTACTGTGTCAGGAG GAGTGGTTTGCCCAATTTCTGTGCCGTGGCCTTGGCACTGCACCAGCTGGGATACCAGGCCATTGGAGTGCGCCTGGACAGTGGGGACCTGGCCCAGCAATCCAAGGAAATCCGGGGAGTGTTCCAAGCCTGCGGAGCTCA CTTCCAGGTGCCCTGGTTTCGGACCATCCCCATCGCTGTCAGCAACGACATCAGcgagcagagcctggaggagtTCAGGAGGGAG GGGAGCGAGATCGACATGATTGGAATTGGGACCCACCTGGTGACGTGTCCCCTGCAGCCGTCGCTGGGCTGTGTCTACAAG CTGGTGGAGGTCAATGGCTCCCCGTGCCTGAAGCTCACGGAGGATGAGGAGAAGATGACAATCCCGGGGATGAAGGCAATCTATCGGCTCTATGATGCTGCTG GTCACCCCTTCATGGACCTCATGGCCCTGGAGGAGGAGCCGTCGCCCAGCgcggggcaggagctggggatccGAGTCCTGGGGCGGCTGGAGGAGACCACCAAGGTCATTCCCAGCACTGTGGAGCCCCTCCATCGCACCTACTTCAGGGATGGCCAG gtgtgtgagcccctgcccagcctgcccgAGGTGAGGACCCACGCCCAGGTGTCCCTCaacctgctcagccctgctcaccGCCGGCTCCACGAGCCACAGCCCTACCCG gtGGCCGTGACGGAACGGCTGCACCAGCTCTTCCTGGAGCTGcgccagggcagcctctga